A stretch of DNA from Nevskiales bacterium:
GGTCGTCTTCGGCCGTGCCGCGGCGATCCAGGCGGCGAAAATCACCCGCCCCGGCGCCCCGCACAAGACACTGGGACCGTCCGCCACCGACAAGGTGCTGGCGCGGCTGGACGCGCTGCGCAACGCCAGGGGCTCGCAGACCACCGCGCAGATCCGCCTCAACATGCAGAAGACCATGCAGGCGCATGCCGCGGTGTTCCGCACCGACGCCTCGATGCGGGAAGGTCTGACCAAGATCAAGGCGATTGCCGAAAGCTTCGCCGACGTGAGCGTGTCGGATCGCTCACTGATCTGGAACTCCGACCTGATCGAGACGCTGGAGCTGGAGAACCTGCTCGGCCAGGCGCTGCTGACCCTGGCCTCCGCCTACAACCGCAAGGAAAGCCGCGGCGCCCATGCGCACGAGGACTTCCCCGAGCGCGACGACGCCAACTGGATGAAGCACACGCTGGCCTGGCAGGACGGCCGTTCCGGCGTGCGCATCGATTACCGGCCGGTACACAGCTACACGCTGACGAAGGAAATCGAGTACATCGCGCCGCAGAAGCGCGTCTACTAAGAGAGCGAGCCATGGCCCAGTTCACGCTGCCCAAGAATTCCACGGTCAAGCCCGGCAAGACCTTCAAGGCGCCCGCCGGCGCCAAGGACGTGCGGGTGTTCAAGGTCTACCGCTATGACC
This window harbors:
- a CDS encoding succinate dehydrogenase/fumarate reductase flavoprotein subunit (part of four member fumarate reductase enzyme complex FrdABCD which catalyzes the reduction of fumarate to succinate during anaerobic respiration; FrdAB are the catalytic subcomplex consisting of a flavoprotein subunit and an iron-sulfur subunit, respectively; FrdCD are the membrane components which interact with quinone and are involved in electron transfer; the catalytic subunits are similar to succinate dehydrogenase SdhAB), whose translation is VVFGRAAAIQAAKITRPGAPHKTLGPSATDKVLARLDALRNARGSQTTAQIRLNMQKTMQAHAAVFRTDASMREGLTKIKAIAESFADVSVSDRSLIWNSDLIETLELENLLGQALLTLASAYNRKESRGAHAHEDFPERDDANWMKHTLAWQDGRSGVRIDYRPVHSYTLTKEIEYIAPQKRVY